One window of the Hyperolius riggenbachi isolate aHypRig1 chromosome 5, aHypRig1.pri, whole genome shotgun sequence genome contains the following:
- the LOC137518547 gene encoding dynein light chain 1, cytoplasmic-like, producing MSEGKTVIKNADMSEEMQQDSVECATQALEKYNIEKDIAAHIKKEFDKKYNPTWHCIVGRNFGSYVTHETQHFIYFYLDQVTILLFKSG from the coding sequence ATGAGCGAGGGGAAAACGGTCATCAAAAATGCAGATATGTCTGAGGAGATGCAGCAGGATAGTGTGGAGTGTGCTACACAAGCCCTGGAGAAATACAACATTGAGAAGGACATAGCTGCTCACATCAAGAAGGAGTTTGACAAGAAATACAACCCTACATGGCACTGCATTGTGGGCAGAAACTTCGGGAGTTACGTCACACACGAGACACAGCATTTCATATATTTTTACCTGGACCAAGTCACAATTCTGCTGTTCAAATCTGGTTGA